AGCAGTCCTTCGAAGAGCGCAGCATGGTGTTCTACACCGTGAAGTTCGGCAGCATCGGCGCCGAAGGCGAGAAGTTCGCCAAGGATCCCAAGGACAGCAAAAAGCTCACCCCGCCAGAAACCAATGCCCTGATCCGCGCCCTCAAGCTCGGTGTTGGCAGCGGCACCAAGGTGATTCTGATCGGCAAGGACGGCGAGAAAAAACTCGAGAAGACCGTGCCGCCCGATAGCCTCGACCTCAAAGAGTTCTTCAGTGCTATCGACCAGATGCCGATGGCCGAGAAAGAAGCCGCTGCCGCGCCAGAACCTGCGCCCCCTGCGCCGGCCAAGGGTGCCAAACCCGCCAAGCCCGGCAACAAGCCCGCGCCGCAACCACTCGACGATTGAACTACATAACCCTGTAGGAGCGAGCTTGCTCGCGAAAAACGCCCAGGCCCCGGGTTTATTCTGGATAAACACAGGGCCCCTGAGTTCTTCGCGAGCAAGCTCGCTCCTACAGTAGGGCAAGCCACTCCACGTTAGTCAGCCGCGCACTTCAGGCTTTGGCGCCTTGCGCACTGGAAACGGAAAGTAGAAGAACCGCAGGAATGCCACCCGCTTGATCACTTCCCCGATCAGCAACGGCACCACCACCGCCACCACAAAGCCCACGCACGCTGCCATGAACGGATGCAGGCCCAGGCGCTCCATCAGGTCGAAGGTCTTGTGCTGGATCTCGCCGTGGAAGATCAACAGGATCAATGTCGACTGGCCGATGTACGTCATCGCCCGCGTCAGCACGCTCGACACCATCAACACCCGTGCAAGCGCCCAGCAAATGTACACGCCGATCACCGCCAGCAGGCTGGTCCACAGCCAGTGGTCGTAGCGGCGCTGCGCCAGGTCCATGGTGTCGTGGCTGTAGATAAATACCGCGGCGAACAGCACCAGCGAAATCAACAGGGTCAGCAGCGAGCCTTCATGCCGACGCAGCCAGTCGCGCAGCAGGTAGCCGTAGATGAAGTAGGTGCTGCTGATCAGGGTCACGTCGAGGCTGAAGGGCAGGCCGGGCAGGGTCCAGGTTTGCTCGCCGACGGTGGCCGGTACTTGCCAGAACCACGGCAGCGTCCAGATGCCGAGCAATAGTTGCGCGCCGACCAGCAGGCAAGCGGCCAGCAGCGGCAGCTTCAGACGCTGGATCAGCCGCAGCATCAACCAACTGAACAGGATCGCCACCCAGAAGTGCGGCAAAAACCACAAAGCCTGCCACGGGATGGTGTCCACGGAGGCGTACAGCACGCCGCCGATATCCGGCAGCAACGGCTGCCCGCGCAGTACATCGCGCACGATCACATACATCAGCATGGTGAAGAAGAACGGCTTGAGCAGGCCATCGGCCTTGCGCCCCGCCATCTCCACGAAAGGCTGCTCGGGCTTGAAAAACACCCCGGACAAAAAGAAGAACAATGGCAGCACGAATGACGCCAGGATCGGGTACATCAAGTCCAGCGAGGTGGCGACAAACCAACTGTGGCCATACACGATAATCAGGATACCAATGCCTTTGGCGATATCCATTTGAATCCAACGATGTTTCATCTGAGTCTTCCCGAACGATCATTCACGCCTTGCGCCACGGCTTCAGCCACAGCCCCATACCCAGCAACACCACGGCGCCTGCCAGGGTGCTCAAGCCCAATTGCAGCCACACGTTTTCGATTCGAAACAGCACCAGCGCCGCCAGCCCCATCAGCACCGCGCTGAGCAGCCATTGTCGCGCCCAGGGCAGGGCGCCTAGCAATGCCTGGCGCTGCATCAGCAGCAGCGCGGTACAGAGCACGCCTGCCAGTGCCGCCAATGGAATGCCGGCAAGGCCAAACGCAAACGGCAGCACGCCCAGCAACAGCACGTTGACCAGGCTGCCGAGCAGCTCGCAGCGCAGTGGCTGGCGCGTATCGCCGGCGGCGTAGGCATAACGCGCGAGCAGGGCGTTCCACGCACCGAAGACCAAAGGCACGGCAAACCCTGCCAGCAACAGCGGCAGCGGCGAGTCCGCCGACTGGGTGGGCAACAGCAGCGCCACCAGGCTCGGTGCCGCCGCCACCAGGCCGACGCCGGCCGGCAAGGTCAGCACGCTGGCGGTTTCCAGGCCGCGCTTGAGCAGGGCCAGGCGTTCATCGCCCTGGCGTCGGCTCATCATGCCCAGCAGCACTTGGTTGAGGCTCATCAGCGCAATCAAGGGCAGATTCATCAGCTTGCGCGCCAGGTTGACCCAGGTCACCGCGCCCTCGCCCAGCAGCGATGCCACCAGCCGCTCGATCAGCGCCAGGCCCTGGCTGGCGCCATTGCTGAGCAACAGTGGGCCGATGCGCTGGCCCAGTTCCCGCAGCGGCGCGAGCGACAGCTGTACACGCCATGGCCGCCAGCCCAGGCGCCAGATCGATGGCAGCAGCGCCAGCGGCATCAAGCCACTGCCGATCAAGCAAGCCAGCGCAAGCATGTGCGGCTGGCTGGCGGTGCCGGCCAGCGCGAGGTAAATCACTGGCGGCAGGTTGAACAGCAGCGAACCCAGCCCCGCCAGCACAAAACGCTCGCTGGCCTGCAATGGCACACTGAACAGCGCATGCAGCAGCAGGCCCGGCACACACCACGCCACAATCTGCAGATTGCTGGCGGCCAGCGCCGTGGCGCTCGCCGCCAGCCCAGGGCCAAGCAGTTGCACCAGCCAGGGCGCCAGAAGCATCAGCAGCAGGCTGGTGAGCAGCGCGATCAGCATCAACGCGGGGAATAGCACCGCCAGCCAGTCCAGGCGTTCGCCGTCCTGGCGTTGCAGGTACAACGGCAGCGCGGCGGCACTCAATACGCCGCCGGCCAGCGACATGCGCAGCGCCTCGGGCAAGAACAGTGCGATGAGGAAGGCATCACTGCGCTCCCCCGCGCCCCAGGCCGCCACCAGCAACCACTCGCGCGCAAACCCCAGGCACAGGCCCAGCAGAGTTGCCACGGTCAGCCATACGGCAGAACCCAGCATCAGGGGCGCGCGCCATCAAGCAGCGGCTTACGAAACACCACCGCCTTGACCTGTGGCAGACGCGCCGGGAACAAGCGGCGCGCCTCCAGTACGTTAATCCCCACCATCAGCCAGAACAGCGCCACCATCACCACGGCAAAACTGAAGTAGTGGTCAAACAAACCGCTGACCAGCGCCGACAGAATCCCGGCCGTGCTGCCCAGCCACAGTGCGTTGTCCTTGGTCAGGCGGATCGGGCCCTTTTCCGGCCGGGCTTCACGCCACCAGCGCACTGTGACCGCGATAAACAACAGCATGCCGACCACGCCGGTCTTGTAGATGAAGTTCAGCCACAGGTTGGAGATCCCCAGCAAGTGCGTGCCCGGTACCGGCGGGTCGACTTTGAAACCGATACCGAACGGGTACGCCGCCACGGCCTGCGGGAACATGCGGTATTCATCGAAACGCACTTCGGTACTGGCGTTGCTCGACGAGAAAATGGTCGCCAGGCGCTCCTGCAACGGTGGATAAGCCATCACCAGCGCCACGGTCAACGCCGCGCCGATCATCAGTAAACGCCCGGTGTAAGGCACACGTCGCGTCGCCAGCCAGATCAGCACCAGCGCCAGGCTGACCATCGCCCCCCGGCTGCTCGCCAGCAGCAACGCCGCCGCCCCCAGGCAGGCCACGCCCAGGCCCAGTGCGCGCTTCCAGCCCTGCTCGGTCATGCCATAGCAGAAGGCCAGAGGCAGCAGCAGCGCCATGATTCCGCCGATGGCATTCGGGTGCATCCACGGCGAGCCCATGCGTGACGACATGGCTTCCAGGCCGAATTTCAACGTGTCGAAATTGCCGTAGTTGAGCAGCGCCAGGATCGGCGCAATCCCCGCCCCGGAGCGCGTGCGTACGAATACTGCGATCGACATCACCAGCATCGCCAACGTCCCAAGCAGCAGGGCGATCACCAGGCTTTCGCGGTGCTTGTAGTCCACCAGCAGCTTGGCCGCGAGAAACACCCCCGACAGGTTCAGCAGCCAGCGCAGCCAGTTGGCCACACCGCTGCTTTCGGCGTGGATGCTGACCTGGCCGACGATAAACGGGAACACGCTGAACAGCATCAGCCACAACAGCATCTGGTCGGTGGGACGGCGTGCCAGGCGCGGTGCATCCGGCAGGCGTGACAGAAAGCTGTGCCACAGCACCGCGCCCCAGGTCAGCGCCAGAATCGCTTCGCTCACCGTACTGCGAATGCCCAGATTGAGCGTGGAGTAGGGCATGAAGGTCGCAACCAGGGCGAACAGCAGCAAGCCCCAGAAGGGAAAGCGCAGGATGGTCACGGCCGCCGCCAGCCCGATCACGGCAAGAAAGGCCTTGGCCGGTGACAGCGCGAGGGCGACCACGCCAAACAGCACGCCGAGAAGGATGGCGACGAGGCTTGCCAGGGAGAGTCTCATTTCAGTTCCTCGATCAGTTCGGCCAGGCGTCGGCGATAGGCGTGTTGGTTAAAGCGTTCGGCCCATTGGCGGTGTTGTTCGGGCGGGGCTTCATCGGCGCGCTCGGCCAGGTTCAGCATCAGCTGTACCAGCGCGGGGCCATCGGTGGGCGAAAAGCGCGGTGCCGACGGCGGGGTGATTTCGTCCAGCGAGGTGCCGCTGGCCACGGCTACCGGGGTGCCGACGCTCAGCGCTTCAATCACCGGCAAACCGAAACCTTCAGCGTAGGACGGTTGCCACACACGTGACGCCTGGCGGTACAGCCCCTGCAGCTCGGCGTCGGAAACGCCACTCAGCGCGCGAATGCCCGGCAGCGTACGCTGGGCTTCAGGCAAGTGCTCAAGGCTGCCCACCAGGACCAGTTCCGGCACGCCGGGAGATTGGCGCCGCGCCTGTTGCCAGGCATCCACCAGGAACGGCACGTTCTTGCGCAGTTCACGGGTGCCGACCAGCAGCCAGAAACCTGTGGGCAATTGGCGCGCGGACAGGTCCGCCGCAGGTTCGTTGAAGCCCTCCACCTGATTGGGCAGTACGCGAACCTTGCCCGCCGCCTGGGGAAACAACCGCACGGTTTCGTCGGCGCTGTACTGCGAAGGCGTCCACACCCGGTCAGCACTGCGCACTGCGTAGGCGATCGACAGGCGATCGGTGGTCTTGTACACCAACGCCTTCAGGCGGCTGGCGTGGTAGTTGTCCAGCGTGATCTGGAACAGGTCGTGCAGCAGCACCACGGTACGCAAGCCCTTGGGCTTGGGCGGTAGTGGCAGGCCCATATTGAAGGTGCTGATGTAGAGGTCGATGTGCTGTTCACGCAGGGCGCGGGGTAAAAAACCGGCTTCGAAACGCAGGCGATTGTGTGGTTGGTGCATCGCCGTTTTCGCGCAGCCCCAGGCCGGGCAGTGTGCCCGCAGGCGAGTCTCATCGCCCAGGGGCGCCACGGTAAACCGCTCCAGTTCGATGTCCGGCAAGCTGCGCAGCGCGCTTTCCAGCGCATACACCTGGCGGCTGATGCCGGACTGCGGTGAGGTGCCGACGGTGCGGTAATCCAGGCCTACACGCATGCGGGCTCCTTTTGATTGAGCGGCGAGAGGCTGGCGTACACCTGCTCCAGTTGGCTGGCGGCAACGCTCCAGTCGTGAGCGCGGCGCACATAGGCACGCCCGGCTTCACCCATCGGTGTGGCGGTTTCAGGAAATTGCAGCAGGCGCACCACGGCGTCCGCCAGGCCGACGGCGGTTTGCCCGCCGAGGTAGTCCTGGCCATCCACCAGGTCCAGGCCCGACACGCCCTGTTCAGTACTGGCCAGCGGCAGGCCGGCAGCCAGCGCTTCGAGCACCTTGAGCTTGGATCCGCCGCCATGGCGCAGCGGTGCGAGAAACACCGAGCAGGTCGATTGCAGGTTCAACAGGTTCGGCACAAAGCCTTGCCACTCGATGCGCGGGTCCTGCCAGCGTTCGCGCCAACTGCCGGGCATGCCGAAGCCGCACACACTCATGCGCGCTTCGGGGCAACGCTCCCAGACTTTGGGCAGGATTTCATCCAGGGCCCACTCGATGGCGTCCACATTGGGCGCGTATTCATAATTGCCCAGGAACAGCACGCGGCGGGTCGAAGGGTCAGGGCGAGCACCGGCGAAGTGGTCGCAGTCCACGCCATTGACCACCACCGGCACCGGTTTGCCGGCAATCTTTTCCAGCACCTGCGCATCGCTGTCGGTCACCGCCACCACCTGAGTGGCCTGGCGCATCACGCGCCGCTCCCAGCGCATGTAGCGCCATTGATCATAGCGAATGAACGGCAGCGCCCAACGTGGCAAGCGGTCGTAGGTCGCCGCGCCGAGGGCCGACTCAACGTTATGCTCGGTCAGCACGAAGGGTTGGGATTTGCGCGCCAAGGCATCTTCATAAGGCTCAAAGGTGTAAGTGTGCTCGATCTGCACCACGTCCCAGTGTTCGTTGAGCAATTGATTGAACGTGTCCTGCAGCGCCCCCGACAGACCATTCACGCTGGCCAGCAACGGGTAAGGCGCAAACAGCCCGGCCACCAGGGTTTTCACACTGCGCAGTGGGCGGCGAGGCAGGATGATCAACTCCTCCAGAAA
Above is a genomic segment from Pseudomonas sp. R5-89-07 containing:
- a CDS encoding DUF4174 domain-containing protein, whose product is MLIRSLTLATLMAFTGPLLAADDNPLKLELGKTRPLVVVELDAGNPTLATLRKQLEEPATKQSFEERSMVFYTVKFGSIGAEGEKFAKDPKDSKKLTPPETNALIRALKLGVGSGTKVILIGKDGEKKLEKTVPPDSLDLKEFFSAIDQMPMAEKEAAAAPEPAPPAPAKGAKPAKPGNKPAPQPLDD
- a CDS encoding glycosyltransferase family 4 protein, whose product is MRILWILPYSPWPATSGGKTRQFHLLRSLAARGHRITLLLHDKHPVSLTDRQVLEAFLEELIILPRRPLRSVKTLVAGLFAPYPLLASVNGLSGALQDTFNQLLNEHWDVVQIEHTYTFEPYEDALARKSQPFVLTEHNVESALGAATYDRLPRWALPFIRYDQWRYMRWERRVMRQATQVVAVTDSDAQVLEKIAGKPVPVVVNGVDCDHFAGARPDPSTRRVLFLGNYEYAPNVDAIEWALDEILPKVWERCPEARMSVCGFGMPGSWRERWQDPRIEWQGFVPNLLNLQSTCSVFLAPLRHGGGSKLKVLEALAAGLPLASTEQGVSGLDLVDGQDYLGGQTAVGLADAVVRLLQFPETATPMGEAGRAYVRRAHDWSVAASQLEQVYASLSPLNQKEPACV
- a CDS encoding glycosyltransferase family 1 protein: MRVGLDYRTVGTSPQSGISRQVYALESALRSLPDIELERFTVAPLGDETRLRAHCPAWGCAKTAMHQPHNRLRFEAGFLPRALREQHIDLYISTFNMGLPLPPKPKGLRTVVLLHDLFQITLDNYHASRLKALVYKTTDRLSIAYAVRSADRVWTPSQYSADETVRLFPQAAGKVRVLPNQVEGFNEPAADLSARQLPTGFWLLVGTRELRKNVPFLVDAWQQARRQSPGVPELVLVGSLEHLPEAQRTLPGIRALSGVSDAELQGLYRQASRVWQPSYAEGFGLPVIEALSVGTPVAVASGTSLDEITPPSAPRFSPTDGPALVQLMLNLAERADEAPPEQHRQWAERFNQHAYRRRLAELIEELK
- a CDS encoding O-antigen ligase, translated to MRLSLASLVAILLGVLFGVVALALSPAKAFLAVIGLAAAVTILRFPFWGLLLFALVATFMPYSTLNLGIRSTVSEAILALTWGAVLWHSFLSRLPDAPRLARRPTDQMLLWLMLFSVFPFIVGQVSIHAESSGVANWLRWLLNLSGVFLAAKLLVDYKHRESLVIALLLGTLAMLVMSIAVFVRTRSGAGIAPILALLNYGNFDTLKFGLEAMSSRMGSPWMHPNAIGGIMALLLPLAFCYGMTEQGWKRALGLGVACLGAAALLLASSRGAMVSLALVLIWLATRRVPYTGRLLMIGAALTVALVMAYPPLQERLATIFSSSNASTEVRFDEYRMFPQAVAAYPFGIGFKVDPPVPGTHLLGISNLWLNFIYKTGVVGMLLFIAVTVRWWREARPEKGPIRLTKDNALWLGSTAGILSALVSGLFDHYFSFAVVMVALFWLMVGINVLEARRLFPARLPQVKAVVFRKPLLDGARP
- the murJ gene encoding murein biosynthesis integral membrane protein MurJ, which encodes MLGSAVWLTVATLLGLCLGFAREWLLVAAWGAGERSDAFLIALFLPEALRMSLAGGVLSAAALPLYLQRQDGERLDWLAVLFPALMLIALLTSLLLMLLAPWLVQLLGPGLAASATALAASNLQIVAWCVPGLLLHALFSVPLQASERFVLAGLGSLLFNLPPVIYLALAGTASQPHMLALACLIGSGLMPLALLPSIWRLGWRPWRVQLSLAPLRELGQRIGPLLLSNGASQGLALIERLVASLLGEGAVTWVNLARKLMNLPLIALMSLNQVLLGMMSRRQGDERLALLKRGLETASVLTLPAGVGLVAAAPSLVALLLPTQSADSPLPLLLAGFAVPLVFGAWNALLARYAYAAGDTRQPLRCELLGSLVNVLLLGVLPFAFGLAGIPLAALAGVLCTALLLMQRQALLGALPWARQWLLSAVLMGLAALVLFRIENVWLQLGLSTLAGAVVLLGMGLWLKPWRKA
- a CDS encoding acyltransferase family protein: MKHRWIQMDIAKGIGILIIVYGHSWFVATSLDLMYPILASFVLPLFFFLSGVFFKPEQPFVEMAGRKADGLLKPFFFTMLMYVIVRDVLRGQPLLPDIGGVLYASVDTIPWQALWFLPHFWVAILFSWLMLRLIQRLKLPLLAACLLVGAQLLLGIWTLPWFWQVPATVGEQTWTLPGLPFSLDVTLISSTYFIYGYLLRDWLRRHEGSLLTLLISLVLFAAVFIYSHDTMDLAQRRYDHWLWTSLLAVIGVYICWALARVLMVSSVLTRAMTYIGQSTLILLIFHGEIQHKTFDLMERLGLHPFMAACVGFVVAVVVPLLIGEVIKRVAFLRFFYFPFPVRKAPKPEVRG